From Desmodus rotundus isolate HL8 chromosome 12, HLdesRot8A.1, whole genome shotgun sequence, one genomic window encodes:
- the KARS1 gene encoding lysine--tRNA ligase isoform X1 codes for MLMQAAIRLVRGSLRQTSWAQWGQRELRLGPLAPLTTLHKDKPLSNKRSELKRRLKAEKKIAEKEAKQKELSEKQLSQANAAATNHTTDNDVGAEEEGLDPNQYYKIRSQAVHQLKVNGEDPYPHKFHVDISLTHFIQEYSHLQPGDHLSDITLKVAGRIHAKRASGGKLIFYDLRGEGVKLQVMANSRNYKSEEEFTHINNKLRRGDIIGVRGNPGKTKKGELSIIPYEITLLSPCLHMLPHLHFGLKDKETRYRQRYLDLILNDFVRQKFIIRSKIITYIRSFLDELGFLEIETPMMNIIPGGAVARPFITYHNELDMNLYMRIAPELYHKMLVVGGIDRVYEIGRQFRNEGIDLTHNPEFTTCEFYMAYADYHDLMEITEKMISGMVKHITGSYKVTYHPDGPEGQAYEIDFTPPFRKISMVEELEKVLGVKLPETNLFETEETRKILDDICVAKAVECPPPRTTARLLDKLVGDFLEVTCINPTFICDHPQIMSPLAKWHRSKEGLTERFELFVMKKEICNAYTELNDPMRQRQLFEEQAKAKAAGDDEAMFIDENFCTALEYGLPPTAGWGMGIDRVTMFLTDSNNIKEVLLFPAMKPEEKKENVATANTLESTTAGTSI; via the exons ATGTTGATGCAAGCCGCTATAAGGCTTGTTAGGGGGTCCCTGCGCCAAACCTCCTGGGCacagtgggggcagagggagctgCGACTGGGTCCACTTGCTCCTTTAACAACGCTTCACAAGGACAAGCCACTTTCTAATAAAAGAAG TGAGCTAAAGAGACGCCTGAAAGCTGAAAAGAAAATAGCGGAGAAGGAGGCAAAGCagaaggagctcagtgagaaacAGCTAAGTCAGGCCAATGCTGCTGCCACCAACCACACCACTGACAACGATGTGGGTGCCGAGGAGGAGGGCCTGGACCCAAAC caATACTACAAGATCCGCAGCCAAGCAGTCCACCAGCTAAAGGTCAATGGGGAAGACCCGTACCCACACAAGTTCCATGTAGACATCTCGCTGACTCACTTCATCCAAGAATACAGTCATCTGCAGCCTGGAGACCACCTGAGTGACATCACCTTAAAGGTGGCAG GTAGAATCCATGCCAAAAGAGCATCTGGGGGAAAGCTCATCTTCTATGACCTTCGGGGAGAGGGGGTCAAGTTGCAAGTCATGGCCAATTCCAG GAATTATAAGTCAGAAGAAGAATTTACTCATATCAATAACAAACTGCGTCGGGGAGACATAATTGGAGTTCGGGGGAATCCTGGGAAAACCAAGAAGGGTGAGCTGAGCATCATTCCCTATGAGATCACACTGCTGTCTCCTTGCTTGCATATGTTACCTCATCTTCACTTCGGCCTCAAAGACAAG GAAACACGATACCGTCAGAGATACTTGGACTTGATCCTGAATGACTTTGTGAGGCAGAAATTTATCATCCGCTCAAAGATCATCACATATATAAGAAGTTTCTTGGATGAACTGGGATTCCTAGAG ATTGAAACTCCCATGATGAACATCATCCCAGGGGGAGCGGTGGCCAGGCCGTTTATCACCTACCACAATGAGCTGGACATGAATTTGTATATGAGAATTGCTCCAGAACTCTACCATAAG ATGCTGGTGGTTGGTGGCATTGACCGCGTTTATGAAATCGGGCGCCAGTTCCGGAATGAAGGAATTGACTTGACTCACAATCCTGAGTTTACCACCTGTGAGTTCTATATGGCCTACGCAGACTATCACGATCTCATGGAAATCACGGAGAAGATGATTTCAG GAATGGTAAAGCACATCACAGGCAGTTATAAGGTCACCTACCATCCAGATGGCCCAGAGGGCCAAGCCTATGAGATTGACTTCACCCCACCCTTCCGGAAAATCAGCATGGTAGAAGAGCTTGAGAAAGTCCTGGGGGTGAAGTTGCCAGAGACCAACCTCTTTGAAACTGAAG AAACTCGCAAAATTCTTGATGATATCTGTGTGGCAAAAGCTGTTGAATGCCCTCCACCTCGAACCACAGCCAGACTCCTTGATAAG CTTGTtggggacttcctggaagtgacATGCATCAATCCTACATTCATCTGTGATCACCCGCAGATAATGAGTCCTTTGGCAAAATG GCATCGCTCTAAAGAGGGTCTGACTGAGCGCTTTGAGCTTTTTGTCATGAAGAAGGAAATATGCAATGCCTACACTGAGCTGAATGACCCCATGAGGCAGCGGCAGCTTTTCGAAGAACAGGCCAAG GCCAAGGCCGCTGGTGACGATGAGGCCATGTTCATAGACGAAAACTTCTGCACTGCCCTGGAATACGGGCTGCCCCCCACAGCTGGCTGGGGCATGGGCATCGACCGAGTCACCATGTTTCTCACAGACTCCAATAACATCAAG GAAGTACTTCTGTTTCCTGCCATGAAAcctgaggaaaagaaggaaaatgtagcCACTGCTAATACACTGGAAAGCACAACAGCTGGCACTTCTATCTAG
- the KARS1 gene encoding lysine--tRNA ligase isoform X2 has translation MATLQGPEVNVNRGEEKLSKNELKRRLKAEKKIAEKEAKQKELSEKQLSQANAAATNHTTDNDVGAEEEGLDPNQYYKIRSQAVHQLKVNGEDPYPHKFHVDISLTHFIQEYSHLQPGDHLSDITLKVAGRIHAKRASGGKLIFYDLRGEGVKLQVMANSRNYKSEEEFTHINNKLRRGDIIGVRGNPGKTKKGELSIIPYEITLLSPCLHMLPHLHFGLKDKETRYRQRYLDLILNDFVRQKFIIRSKIITYIRSFLDELGFLEIETPMMNIIPGGAVARPFITYHNELDMNLYMRIAPELYHKMLVVGGIDRVYEIGRQFRNEGIDLTHNPEFTTCEFYMAYADYHDLMEITEKMISGMVKHITGSYKVTYHPDGPEGQAYEIDFTPPFRKISMVEELEKVLGVKLPETNLFETEETRKILDDICVAKAVECPPPRTTARLLDKLVGDFLEVTCINPTFICDHPQIMSPLAKWHRSKEGLTERFELFVMKKEICNAYTELNDPMRQRQLFEEQAKAKAAGDDEAMFIDENFCTALEYGLPPTAGWGMGIDRVTMFLTDSNNIKEVLLFPAMKPEEKKENVATANTLESTTAGTSI, from the exons ATGGCTACGTTGCAGGGACCTGAAGTGAATGTGAACCGCGGCGAGGAAAAACTGAGCAAAAA TGAGCTAAAGAGACGCCTGAAAGCTGAAAAGAAAATAGCGGAGAAGGAGGCAAAGCagaaggagctcagtgagaaacAGCTAAGTCAGGCCAATGCTGCTGCCACCAACCACACCACTGACAACGATGTGGGTGCCGAGGAGGAGGGCCTGGACCCAAAC caATACTACAAGATCCGCAGCCAAGCAGTCCACCAGCTAAAGGTCAATGGGGAAGACCCGTACCCACACAAGTTCCATGTAGACATCTCGCTGACTCACTTCATCCAAGAATACAGTCATCTGCAGCCTGGAGACCACCTGAGTGACATCACCTTAAAGGTGGCAG GTAGAATCCATGCCAAAAGAGCATCTGGGGGAAAGCTCATCTTCTATGACCTTCGGGGAGAGGGGGTCAAGTTGCAAGTCATGGCCAATTCCAG GAATTATAAGTCAGAAGAAGAATTTACTCATATCAATAACAAACTGCGTCGGGGAGACATAATTGGAGTTCGGGGGAATCCTGGGAAAACCAAGAAGGGTGAGCTGAGCATCATTCCCTATGAGATCACACTGCTGTCTCCTTGCTTGCATATGTTACCTCATCTTCACTTCGGCCTCAAAGACAAG GAAACACGATACCGTCAGAGATACTTGGACTTGATCCTGAATGACTTTGTGAGGCAGAAATTTATCATCCGCTCAAAGATCATCACATATATAAGAAGTTTCTTGGATGAACTGGGATTCCTAGAG ATTGAAACTCCCATGATGAACATCATCCCAGGGGGAGCGGTGGCCAGGCCGTTTATCACCTACCACAATGAGCTGGACATGAATTTGTATATGAGAATTGCTCCAGAACTCTACCATAAG ATGCTGGTGGTTGGTGGCATTGACCGCGTTTATGAAATCGGGCGCCAGTTCCGGAATGAAGGAATTGACTTGACTCACAATCCTGAGTTTACCACCTGTGAGTTCTATATGGCCTACGCAGACTATCACGATCTCATGGAAATCACGGAGAAGATGATTTCAG GAATGGTAAAGCACATCACAGGCAGTTATAAGGTCACCTACCATCCAGATGGCCCAGAGGGCCAAGCCTATGAGATTGACTTCACCCCACCCTTCCGGAAAATCAGCATGGTAGAAGAGCTTGAGAAAGTCCTGGGGGTGAAGTTGCCAGAGACCAACCTCTTTGAAACTGAAG AAACTCGCAAAATTCTTGATGATATCTGTGTGGCAAAAGCTGTTGAATGCCCTCCACCTCGAACCACAGCCAGACTCCTTGATAAG CTTGTtggggacttcctggaagtgacATGCATCAATCCTACATTCATCTGTGATCACCCGCAGATAATGAGTCCTTTGGCAAAATG GCATCGCTCTAAAGAGGGTCTGACTGAGCGCTTTGAGCTTTTTGTCATGAAGAAGGAAATATGCAATGCCTACACTGAGCTGAATGACCCCATGAGGCAGCGGCAGCTTTTCGAAGAACAGGCCAAG GCCAAGGCCGCTGGTGACGATGAGGCCATGTTCATAGACGAAAACTTCTGCACTGCCCTGGAATACGGGCTGCCCCCCACAGCTGGCTGGGGCATGGGCATCGACCGAGTCACCATGTTTCTCACAGACTCCAATAACATCAAG GAAGTACTTCTGTTTCCTGCCATGAAAcctgaggaaaagaaggaaaatgtagcCACTGCTAATACACTGGAAAGCACAACAGCTGGCACTTCTATCTAG